One Citrus sinensis cultivar Valencia sweet orange chromosome 5, DVS_A1.0, whole genome shotgun sequence genomic window, aaattttgacaataaatTATGTCAAGTAATAAACCTATCTTTGGATTAGTACATTACTCACATTAAGTTATCTTAATAATCATCACAAATTTACCATCACAAGTGTGTGTGCAATTAGGCCAAATATTACCTTCCTTTGGGTCGATTAATATCCGCATGAAttacacaaacacaaacatcTAACACCCCAAATAAACTAATCTACACAAGAGATATCACTTTGGTGACTTCCCGCTTTAATTAGCATATCATCAATGTTAGACCAATAATTAACTTATgttataaatcattttaatttaaagattataaaaCCAGAAccgaaataattaataaaaccgAAACCGTAGCTAATACAAACttcaaattaaatcatttgaattaaatattgaaatttaaagtcGAAAAATATGGCCACTGCAGATTTGATCTATTTGATTTAATCcctttatatattaaatcaaatgcaAATCcctttatatattaaatcaaatacaaaatatgCCACAAAATGGCCACTGACAATTTTAAtacaattgaatttgaattcaacaatattaaaattgaaactgAAACAAGGAGACATGGCCAAAACAACGGacatattatcattaattaagcTGAAACAATCAAACATGGCTAGTTGGCTACTGTAACTAAATTGTTAAATAGGTCAAATATAATATCTTATTGAACCGAAACCGAAACGTGGTCTGAATCCATGGAAGTAAAGCCACTACATACTTAAAGCGAATTATTGAAAACATAACCAATCCAGATCATAAAGCATGGCTATTCcaactaaaatcaaatttcaattcaactaaaaaaaatgaaatcgaaacattaaaaataatggccACCGTAACTTCATTCAATTGATTCGGAACAGAGACATGCGAATGAAATCATGAATTCATATGAtttaagccaaaaaaaatCGCAATTAAACTAGAAATTGAACATGGCCAATTCGAAATTAACTTTAGAACACTATTAAACCGAAACAACAACATACATAGCCACCGAAATGAGAATCAAagcatgattttgaaattgaatccaTGATTTCACGTGTTCaatctacccattttgattcGTCATGAGTCCATCAAaaccaattttaattattccCGATAACCGAATCATGCATTAATAGTTTGATTCGACTATAAtcattaataagaaattaataactCAATAATCTAATCATGGATggggctctgataccatttgTTATCCCCTAAATCTTCATAACATCCAGATTAAATTACTGAGAAATACGAAAGCGGAAGCATACCTGAATCCATGGTGATTCGTAGTGGTTCTTGAGTGTAGGAGATGGACTTCcaatcttctcttttctcttgaGTTTAGAATTCTCTCTGAGAGGATTAGAGAAATTACAGAGGATGATGAGAGATTGGGGACCATAAcccctttttaattaaataacgtGACTGGCGGTTTTCTAATGAAAACCGTTCAACAgttatttatgataattatcACTTCAGTCCCTCATTAAATTGatgattaaattatgattCTATGCATTTAATCCACAACAATTATACCCTTaaccatttaattaacttcaaATAGATCACTTAATTCTTGGCACTTAATTCTTGGCTTATTAAGTAATAGcacacacattttatttattcatgcgtggccccaaatatattagattaatataaaattaatctaacagTTGTGGCTATTATAAACGAGTATTGAATCATGCATTGTAATTGCCtaatatcaataatgaaaGTTCTCTTAAATTTTCTACTTCTTCcttattcatattatttaacaaccaagacaataaataaaataataattattatattttttcctaATATTTCAGAAGACAAGAGGGATTGCAATGAAAATAACCTAAATAAATACATCCCTCTGATCtgttgcatttatttttgcctTTCTCACCTTGGATCCAATGGTTAGAtgagaaaatgacaaaaaatatGGTATCATACCACTGTTGCAATATAGGTGAACTCTATTAAATGATTATCCGCATGAGATAATAtgtttctaattttctatGCCTTGTTGAGCATGTAGTACtatcaaatcaaaaaattgTCAATGCTATCTCTCCATTCGCTGTTTTTCTTTAGCTGTGATATATGTTCCTTAGTTTCCTCGCTACTGATAAACATCATGAAGAAGATACAGGTTTAGGACGTACGTTTATGTCCCGAATCTCCTAGTTCTTGAAATCTTGGAGTAAGTCTGCAAGTTTGagccccccccaaaaaaatctaaaaaattgcATGAAAATGAAGCTAAAATGGTCATAAAACCCTCTCCATTAATGACTCAAAGATATGAAGTACAATTACAAGTCCTTAACCCCAGTTCTCAAAACTGTCTAGTTCTAACTTTGAGCACAAAATTACATACGCAAGTGAAACTTCATGTACGTTCATACTGTTTCCCTCACTTTCTGTTAGTTTGACTTTGTGTTTCTGTGACCGAACCTTACTTCTTCCAGATTTCTGAATTGGTTTCGGGTTGTTGGTGATCTTCACAGCTAATGTTTTCAGTGGAACTGTAATGTGCAGCGGCGGAAGCACCTTTTGCAACTCATGCCAGtcaaaatcttcaaaatcataatattcATACAGTACCCCGTATCAGCCATTTTCCTTATCAAACTGGGTCACCGTACCAGAAAATACTGCTTCCCAAACAACTTCTTAACTTCCCTTCCTTCCAAGCATTCACAAAACTGGCTCGTGCATAGCCTGGCTGGAGCCATCGTAGGAGTATAACCGCTAGCTGTTGGGCCTTTCCCTCCCATTTCTACCAGGCGACCCGACGGAGAAAGAAAGGAAGGCCAATTGCCATAAGAACTCGAGAGCTGGAATGAATAGGATTGATGAATGTGTCACCTATATTCGATGGACGGAAACGGCCCCTGCCCACTCGAGTTCTCAGCCATCCCACGAGACCGAACCAACCAGTCCTTGCCATAGGAAGTTGCTAACGCGATGTCGCTTTATGGGAAGTCCTGAAAATGTTCCACCTGGTAAATTTCTTTGCcaactccaaaaaaaaaactgtttgCTAAAGATCCTTTCAATGATTTACTGAACAAAAAGCATTTAGCCTTCTATTATTTCTGTTCAGGTACTATTATTGACAAAGGAGTCTGTCATCCAAGGAACAATGACTTCTTCTTGCGTGCTCATGCAGGGCTGATTGTGAGTATTGCATTCTCTCAACCTTtgctataatttaaataataaatggtTAGCAAATGGTAAGCCACTATTACAAGGAGGATCCATGTTTTTTAGAAGTATGTGGAAGGCTATAGGCTTACTTCTTTCTGTTGTGGCCAGATAATGTAACAATAGGacaaaaaaatctgaaatgtTTTAGGTTGATTTTTGCTATTAACATTCTATTGTTTGCAATTAGGAGACATATCGGCCTGCACATTATCATGTTCTACACGATGAGGTTGGTTTTTTAGTAGATAATTTGCAGGAGCTTGTTCATTCCATAAAGGGTGTGTTTGGTGCACTGCACTggactgtattgtattatattggACTGTATTGCATTAAAATGGTATGTATTAAATTGATCTGTTGTATAAATTATGCAGTGTTTGGTGCTGagctgtattgtattattatcaattatccTGTGTTTGGCATATAACATGTATTGAATtgttttaatgtttgttaaaagtaaataatttaagtaaataactaaCCTTGTTATATTAAGTATCATAATCCTTGGAATatggaataattttttaatgctaaAAAGGATATGgatatgagtaatgatacaaccacaaactcttgtacaaacttatcttgtacaaactgatgtgtcattaattcattggttgaatggaaatataaaataataaaaacaaatcatgtgggtcaagagatatttaattcaatcaatgaattaacgccacatcagtttgtacaaaataagtttgtacaagagtttgtggctatatcattactctatggatatatatatatatatgagtgaTGATAgaaccacaaactcttgtacaaaccgacgtggcattaattcattggttgaataaaaatataaaataataaaaacaaatcatgtgggccaagtgatatttaattcaaccaatcttatcatgccacatgagtttgtacaaaataaatttgtacaagagtttgtggctctattattactatatatatatatatatatatatataaagaaaatactcatatacaaatttaatatttttatatttgtttctagatttatgtaactataagtttcaaaaaatttcgacaaataatttttctacacATTTCCTGTgaaaattaatccaaaaaaataattctaatcaAATTACACAAATAAAGCATATGATTTTCCTTCGTAGGGTAATTTTCAACCTTAATATAATCATTCaaaagtttacaaaaatttgttcaaattaataatacaatattacCACATTACTATACCAAAATATCAGGTTGTGTGAAGTACACACCTGCACCCACATGCTATAACTATACCAAAATATGGGGTTGTGTTTAGTACGGACATATTTTCTAtaccaaaaaattattggctTTAAAACATCACATCCATTTTAAGCAACATATCAACCTTGTGCTCTATGCAAGAGCATATGAACAAATGTTACCTTACGCTCACCTCTCGAGGACttgaaaactaaaatattatggGGTTCTTTTAGAATTAGCTCTAGGGCTAGAAGTTCTTCTTCAACAAAAAGTCCCATAGTTGCAAGTTCATCAGAAATGTCAAAACGATCTTCTTTGTTATCGAACCTGCATTGAGCTATTGTATTCATGTTTTCAAATGATTGACTGATAAGATTAGCTATCTTATCAATGCTAGCCTGCAAGTCACCCTCTGATCTAGATCTCTTCCTACTTGGTGGTTGTGAGTGAGCTCGAGCAGTGTGTTGAGAACTTGAAGGTGGTGTAGCCGATATTAGAGAACATCCATCATCCatttcattatcatcatcacgAATTTCTTCTTGATTTGCTTCGTCTTCCATGTCAGCAGAAGTTTGAGCTCCATGTCTAGTAGCACGGTCCTTTCCAAATATGTTTGCCAATCTTTCATAAAGTGGGAATGGCTTTCCTCTCCAATTTCTTACAACATTATGAGActacaaatatttaatcaaaatgtAGTTAAATACagtacataataaaaaataataaagttcaaTATAATAAAGagtcaaaaatttaataaacttgGACATAACAATTGCTAAATGACTATCAatctcaaaaaagaaaatttcaaaaactcGCAAATGAgagtaaataaattcaaaacttttaaaaattactctaaCCTGCACAAATGAATTCCAAACTTCATCACTATCAACCTCTACACATTTTTTTACATCATTCCATCCAAAACCGCTCGTGTTCAACATATCAAACATCAACCCATATTGTTTCTTCCATTTCCTAATCTTGGAGTCAATATGAGGAGAAGCCTTCAAACCACAATTTGGtaacttttgatttattacCTTTTCAAGATGTATAAATGTACCTGATTTGAATCCATTATCAGCACGACCACCGCTTACAACCACTGCATCTAGTGCATCCAACAGTGCTTCTTCTTCGACATATGTCCATGCTCGCCTTGTACCTGCCTTGTTTCCAATGGTGTGGCTTGCACCTCCATCCTCCTCCATTCCTATatgttgaatttgattatattttttgatatataatttaaactgTAAAATTGTGAGCTGCATATTAAATCATTACCATAATTcttaactaaaaatattaacaaaacatttcatatttaaattgaCAGATAAACAAATCACAGAGTACCGCATAAACATCTTTTGCCTTAATCATATTTAATCTTGAATATTAAAGTGCTAGAAATCTTTATCTTAATTATTCCCTAGTGATATAGCAATTAATATATCTATACTTATAATAGTCAACACACAATATAAGCCCAGACATGCAGCAATAGCATTACAACAAGTCGTCACTCCTGTCTCTTCAAGCAAACTTTTTTTAACACTTTTTTACTCACTTTTTTCACAGGCTCCTCCTccttctcctcctcctcctctctctctctctttctaccCCTTCACTCCTTTAGAaacatagtaaaaaaaaaagcccagACATAAGCCGTAtggcttttttattttattttataggaACTTGGGAGCAAGACCAAATTTCCTTTGAAATTAATATGGATCTAGTTAATATTTGAATGGTTAATAAAGATTTGTTAAAGTTAAGTGCTGAAATTACCTGCATCAAAAGGATTTGGTAAAAAGCTGTCCGTATTATTTTCagaagtgaagaagaagatgatatgGGTTGTGGACTTTTGGGTTCTTTTACTTTgcctttttacttttattgacCAAGCTAATAAAGACCCGAGGGGTTGGTGCGGGTCTTTATTGCACACCcaaatatgtattaattttacttttttatacAGTACATACCAGTTGAATAATTTACCAAACGtgggttaaaaaaataagtgcaATACATACCTGCTTAATACATGCTGCCAAACATGCCCAAAGGGTGCATGTTATGCCACCTACTCTGCCTTTTTttggataataatttttggtgTCTAAATTATGCAGGTACCAAAGAAGCACCACAGCCGTATTTGTAGGTAATATATTTActctcttttatttgttttagttCTGAGGATGTGGCAGCAATATTGCCGCAATCTCATGATCTTGTAGCAGTAGAATGCTGGAAAATAAGCGCATGTTTATGAAGTGCCCTAAAAAAACTGCACAAGAATTATGGTGGTCAGtgattaaataaaaggaaagggGGAGGCTTGTACTTGCACTTTTAGGCTTTGGCATACAGTAGCCTGGCAATCTCCTTTTGCAAATTAGGTGTTtggtatcttttttttttctctattttttttccttctttctagTAATgataggaaaaagaaaatgatagataTTCAACTAGAGTTCTTTTGTTAGaagttattattgtaattcaACTCagatttccttttattttgttctagTTTCTACAtgtcttaattaaatttatttctcttgGTTTTCTTAAAGTTGttgaatgttttattttacttgatcTTGTAGTTGTACCAGTCTGCTATGCCCCCCTAGCTGCTAATTCATCAAGTTTGATAAAATGTCTGACACATCTTCTAGTCACGATGGTGAACATTTGTAAGAACTCAACTACACTGTTTTCTGACAAATCTTAAGAGACAATGGCGACAAGTACCATGAAAGATCTAATGCAACTGATATCACAGATAAGTAATCACAAGAACAAGAAGCAGACTATTAGCAGCAGAAGCAAGAGATAGCTGCTTCTTAAAGATCCATTAATATAGGACATGTTTAACTTTCAACCTCAAAATAACTACTGCAAACATCTTTATAGCTGCAAAACTTTCAGAGAGAGAGACTATCattcaataacaaataattggAAGGGGAAAGGATTTGGAAAATTTAGGTGTATCAAACACTTTGATTTTCTACTCTTGATTGTCAAAATCAAGACATCTCATTTAAATTCATAAGAATTGCTTAAGCATGTAAACAAGCAGAGCTAAAATCAAACATTCTTCATTTAATATTGTAActtgaatgaatgaaatataCACAGTGTTCACATATTTATACACAAATTTTGATCCGCAACCTTAGCTACATCAACCAATCATTGAATAGCTTCTAGAATTTCCATCTTTCAGAGTTCACGTGCTGATATTCCTCAGTTTAACAGTTTTGCCAACTCATCAAATGCAGCTCATCATCTACATCAGCTGATTGCTGGACATAGTTGCTCAGGTGGCATGCCAGCATGGCCTCGGGGTCAACCTTTGACTCTTCACAATTTGTGTTTTCAACAATCCCAAGCCatgatatatgttttgatttatGGAGTCGATATGATACGACTAATATCAATCAGTTTAGTCATGGCAATGACATGACATGGTTGACCATGTAAGAGAGCATTGTATCAAATCGACAAATGAAATTGTTAAACTACAAAATTTCTTACATTTACAAAGGGAGAAAATTCAAACGAGCATTAACATTGGAATAAAGAATAGCTGCCAATAAATCTGGCTTGCAGATTacgttattttaattttggctATTTGATTTACATGAACAAGGTCAAAATTCTGTCGAAAGGGGAAAGAGAAGTACAAATGAATGAACTGACCGTAACAACTACTTAAAGGAATGGAAATGTAAACGATCTACAAAAAACGATAAAAAATGCACCAACTCTCAAGCCTAACGCTACTGAATGCGCcctaaatttatcaatttagcAAACGGTATTACCTTGACAAACGCTGATTCAAATCCAAATGTCATATTTAGCAAATGGTATGACCATGACAAACACTGATTCAAATCCAAATGCCATATTTATATCCGGGTACAAGCCCAAGCGGTGAAATTAAAACACAATGCATCATACATTGCACAGTCCACATTGAAGGTCTATGAGGAAAGTCATGTAAGAGTAATATGGTCTTCTCACTTTCCCTATAAAGTATTAACGTGTTTTAGGTGGTGacataatagtaaaattttccaacatcgcattaaatattattaagacTATAATGTTTGAATTGCTGCAATTTGCTTATAAAAGCAAACCAAGACCCTTAAATTTCTTCACATCTATAaagttaaacaaattttattttgaggaAACCATGGGTTATCCTCTATATGTTTATTCACAATATTCATACAGTAATATGGTCTCCTCACTTTTGGCATAAACGTGTTTTAGGTAGTAAAAGTTTCCAAAGTcacattaaatattattaagacTAACTTTTGTTGacttaagaaaataaaaaagagacgAATGACTTTAATGTTTGAATTCCTGCAATTGGCCTATAAAAGCAAACCAAGGCCCATAGTTCGTTCAAATCCATAGAGTTAAACAAATTCTACTTTGAGGAAACCATGGGTTTATCCTTTATATGTTTATTCACAATATTCATGCAGttagttttttctttcatcttctttaattttacaattgctAATTAACTTCACAGATTCTTCTGTGCTGCCACTCTGCCATGATGATGAGCGCTTTGCATTGTTACAAATCAAAGAAAGCCTCATCATTAATGAGACTTATGTTACTTATTTTACTGATTAGAACATATTGCAATGTCATCCTAAAGCGGCATCGTGGAAGCCAAAAGAAGGTAACATTTGCTGCTCTTGGTACGGCGTTCATTGTAATAAGAACACTGGTCATGTCATCAAGCTTGACCTCTCCAAAGCTGCTTCCAGTGTTCTATCAACTCTAGTAGCAGCCTTTTCAATCTTGTCCATCTTAAGTAGCTTAATCTTACTTTCAACAACTTTAGTGGTTCTGAAATCCCAACAGAAATTATCAACCTTTCAAGATTATCTTATCTAAACctcttttattcttctttctctAGTCAATACCATCAGAAATTCTAGAGCTCTCCAACTTAGTATCTCTTAATGTATCACGAAATAAATGCCATGAACTTGAACTCCAATAGCCTAATCTCGCAAATCTAGTCGAGAAGTTAAGCAATCTAAAAGCACTTGACCTTTGCAATGTTTTCTATTCATTCAATGATACCTCATAACTTGGCACATTTATcttctttaacatttttatatctttGAGACAGTGAATTGCAAggcatataaaatttaattaccttGCAATTCATCGCCTTGgagagataaaaatattaaagaagatAGATTTGCCAAGTTACGAGGTATCATTGACCGAATAGAAACATCGTTAAGATCAAGTGTTTTTAGATTGCTTAAATTCTTGATTAAATTTGCGAGATTGGCATCTTGAGCTTAATTCCAAGACATTCATTTTGTGATAGATCAGGTGACTCCAAGTTGGAGAGCtctagaattttttattgtatttgactaggaaaagaagaataagaaaggTTTAGGTAAGATAACCTTGAAaggttgataatttttttttgggatttcaAAACCACTGAAGTTGTTGAAAGCAAGATTAAGCCACTCAAGATGGACAAGGTTGAAAACGCTACTGTTAGAGTTAATAGAACCTTGAAGGCAGCTGCTGGAGAGCTCAAGATTGATGAAATGACCAGCGTTCTTATGGCAATAAACACCGTCTCAAGAGCAGCAATCGATGTTACCTTCTTCTGGCTTTCATATTAATGCCGCTTTAGGACAACAGTGCAGTATGCTCTAACCGGAAATATAAGTAACGTAACTCTCATTAATGATGAGGCTTTCTTTGAATTGCAAAAATGCAGAGCGCTCATCATCATGGCAGAGTGGCAGCATAGAGGAAACATGGAAGTTagcaattgtaaaattaaagaaggTGAAGGAAAAAGCTAATTGGGATAAACCCGTGGTTTCCTCAAAATAAAAGATGTGAAGGAAAGAAACTTAAGGAGAAACTTAAGTACTTCGTTTGCTTTTATAGGCAGTAATTCAAACTGGACtcgttttttattttcttgagtCAACAAAAGAGTTACtcgttttttattttcttgagtCAACCAAAGAGTTACtcgttttttattttcttgagtCAACAAAAGAATTAGTCTTAATGTCCACCTAAAACATGTTTATACTTTATAAAGAATGTGAGGAGGCCATATTAACTTTCCTTATAAATCTTCAGTGTGTGCGCGGACATAAATATGCTATTTCTTGTTAGCCTGGTCTGACACTTCGATTTGAATCACTGTTTGTCAAGGTAATACCATTTgctaaattgataaatttaggGTGCCTTCAGTTCCGCCAGGCTTGGGAGATTGGtgcatttttttatctatttttgtAGCTCGTCTAGAATTCCATTTCCTTTCAGAAGTTTTTACAGTCAGttcattcttttttacttCCCGAGCCCTTTTGGACAGAATTTTGATCTTGTTCATGTAAAACAAATAGCCAATATTAACATAACCTAATTTGAAAGCCGGCTTTATTGTCAGCTGCTTTTTATTCCAATGTTAGTGCCCGTTTGAATTTCCTCCTTTGTAAATGCAAGAAATTTTGTGTgcttaataatttcatttttgatTTGATAATATTCTTTGTTACATTGTCAACCATGTTTTGACATAGCCATGACTAAATTGATTGATATTTGTTGGGTGTGATGAATTCAAACacttatatataaaatggCAGTGTTTTGACAAGGATTTAAAGCTGTTCTAAAGTCACGTGCTTGTGCCGTGTTTGTGCTGTGCTTGTGCCGTGCCATGTGCCGCCCGGCTCGTTGATCATCTCCAATCATtggactctttttttttttcaagtcaACAAAAGTTAgtcttaataatatataatgtGATGTCATTTTTgacagaaaaataagaaaaaaatttgactattatatttaactttggattattattattatttttttatattacattttcATACCCTTTAAACTTTGTCTTAATCAACTCTCTCTTATTTTCAATGGTAAGTTACCTTGGTCCAAAGTATTTTTAAAGGCAATGTTTCCCactaaactttttaaataattggaaTAGCTTTTGCAACCAAATCTAATGTGAAGTGAAATCTATTTTTGACAGTAAGTTACAGGGAAGTGAATTTGTTGAAATCATTGTTATATTTTCAACCATTTCAAAAATGATGGTTGAAAATaactttatattttcaatgaCTAGTGACAGTGATTAGAAATACTAATGACACTAATGTTTCCCgctaaaatatatttatcaaCAACCAAATTTGAAGCTTTTTTCAATATCTCTTTTATCATTAGAAAAACTATACATTTGCATAAATATTTCCTGATGACTTAATTTTTACAGTTAAAAATAATCCTATTGCCAGTCAAATTTGACTGTTGTTCAAAAGATTTAGTTGAAAATGACTAGTTTCCTTGTAGTGTTCATAGATGTGAAGAAAGTTAACGGTTTTGGTTTACTTTTATTGGCAAATTGCGGCAATTCAAACATTATAGCTTTAGGAAATTTAGACTTACTAATTAAGACAACATAAAACATTCAAGAGCTTTAGGAAAACCTAGAGATATAAATTCAACTCACATTATAGCATATTTAATTAAGACAACATAAAAATTCAAGAGCTTTAGGAAAACCTAgagatataaatttaattaagacatccaaacaacaaaaacaaactaaaaggAAATCTGAGTTGAATTACAATAGTAACTTCTTACAAAAGAACCCTGGTCAGAAATAtctatcatttttttcctatcattacaagaaagaaataaaaaatagaaaaataaaaatagatcaaAACACCCAATTTGCAAAAGGAGATTGCAGGCCTACCATTTGCCATAACACCAGAATTCTTACGCAGCTTTTTAGGGCACTTCGTTAACAAGCAATGTGCTTCTTTTCCAGCATTCTACTGCTACAAGATCATGAAGTTGCAGCAATATTGCTGCCACTTCCTCAGaactaaaacaaataaaagagaggAACTATTTTACCTACAGATACGCCTGTGGTACTTCTTCGGTACCTGCATAATTTAGACACCAAAAATCATTATTGAACAGAAAAGcgaaataattatttagcaCTTCTATGGTACCTGCATAATTTAGAcaccaaaaattattattgaacaGAAAAGCACAGTAGGTGGCATAAAATGCACCCCTTATGGCATTGGTGAAGCAGTGAAAGAAACTATATACACTTACAAACAGGATAAGGAATGAACAGGCTCCTGCAAATCATCTGCTGAAAAACCAATCTCATCGTTAGAACATGATAATGTGTAGGCCACGGTGTGCCCTAATTGCAAACAATAGTATGTTAATAGTACAAGCCAACTGAAAACATCTACATTAATTTGTCCTATTAGTACATCATCTGGTCACAACAGCAAGAAGTAAGCCTATAGCGTTCCAGATACTTCTGAAAAACATGGATCCTCCATGTAATATtagttttccatttttctaaccatttattatttaaattatagcaAAGGTTGAGAGAATGCAATACTCACAATCACCCCCGCATGAGCACACAAGTAGAAGTAATTGTTCCTTGGATGACAGACTCCTTTGTCAATAACAGTGCCtgcacaaaaataacaaaaagaagaaatcttTATGTTCAGTAAATCACTGAAACGATCTTTAGCAAACAAGTTTTTTTATAGAGTTGGCAAAGAAGTTTAGCAGGTGGAGCATTTTCAAGACTTCTACTCTGGAAGAACTTAGCATGATGATTCTTTTGAGCAACAATCACAGTGAACTTAGGAGACCATTTGCA contains:
- the LOC127902308 gene encoding uncharacterized protein LOC127902308 → MEEDGGASHTIGNKAGTRRAWTYVEEEALLDALDAVVVSGGRADNGFKSGTFIHLEKVINQKLPNCGLKASPHIDSKIRKWKKQYGLMFDMLNTSGFGWNDVKKCVEVDSDEVWNSFVQSHNVVRNWRGKPFPLYERLANIFGKDRATRHGAQTSADMEDEANQEEIRDDDNEMDDGCSLISATPPSSSQHTARAHSQPPSRKRSRSEGDLQASIDKIANLISQSFENMNTIAQCRFDNKEDRFDISDELATMGLFVEEELLALELILKEPHNILVFKSSRGERKVTFVHMLLHRAQG